A genomic region of Geothrix edaphica contains the following coding sequences:
- a CDS encoding OmcA/MtrC family decaheme c-type cytochrome produces MQHRPLKHLCGLVAGAAILILVACNGKTGPAGANGTNGTNGTNGTNGTNGTNATITLKAEQLTGDQWSKLALKGAVNSVTMGGAPVVTFTITDGMGTPVSGLAVKNASGIYPNFGFSIAKLVPANAATGSPSRWVNYVVTETPAAGQTAVPHFAEHENDGTLKDNLDGTYTYTFALDITKVKGYVDAATVYDATHLKADLDDLTYEPTLTHRLIITAGGKQPGTTIQMLDSANLSYDFIPSTGKAVTATDAQRVIADQAACNSCHTKLAFHANYFPPIHDVLLCVVCHTEQHKYGATESLPATGNVLVPGAYGIYTARLQDRALPNFPNMIHKIHTGELLTYQGYNQFGTQYNEVTYPQDLRNCTKCHSASATAQGGNWTSVPSRLACGACHDAIIWATGANHAGGAQTSDQNCASCHGASQMQVIHTPVVAPNPNNAWLVATGGNNNTNASYVAAYTGILPVGAHRVTWDFQSVSLNASRQPVFVFRFLEDGLRKDFKTFVSTASTPEFWDNYAGGPSVYLTFSVPQDGIATPADWNASVSTYVKNIWRGDGKDQYGNALAATAAGTLSGPDASGYYTLTMTGVVIPATATNLTGGIGYTYGLSSTQPLTQTDVAGYAYTPLQVTFNTTTSKYVQVTGTGQGGVSVPAPNVTKLVSGSTARRAIVTNQKCNDCHAALGVFTEKVYHAGQRNDAPTCTFCHNVNRVNNGWGVNIKDAVHALHSAGKRANKYSWEAAAGDKYWEITYPAILNNCEACHVSGSYDFRNSASAAALPNLLWTTVATGTVPNPVNTIVTGTETIPGTYWSPFVTAGAVYGSGFSTNFSPSATTAYTDAAATTLVSSPITAACSNCHDAAAEIAHFRGNGGAFYEPRATALLKVEQCMVCHGPGRTADIKAVHMNFK; encoded by the coding sequence ATGCAACACCGACCTTTGAAGCACCTCTGCGGTCTCGTCGCGGGAGCGGCCATCCTGATCCTGGTGGCCTGCAACGGCAAGACCGGCCCCGCCGGCGCCAACGGCACCAATGGCACCAATGGCACCAACGGCACCAACGGCACGAATGGCACCAACGCGACCATCACCTTGAAGGCCGAGCAGCTGACCGGCGACCAGTGGTCGAAGCTGGCCCTCAAGGGAGCGGTCAACAGCGTGACCATGGGCGGCGCGCCCGTCGTGACCTTCACGATCACGGACGGCATGGGCACTCCCGTGAGCGGCCTGGCCGTCAAGAACGCGAGCGGAATCTACCCCAACTTCGGCTTCAGCATCGCCAAGCTGGTCCCCGCCAATGCAGCCACGGGGAGCCCCAGCCGCTGGGTGAACTACGTCGTCACGGAGACTCCCGCCGCCGGACAGACCGCCGTGCCCCATTTCGCGGAGCATGAGAACGACGGGACCCTGAAGGACAACCTCGACGGCACCTACACCTACACCTTCGCCCTCGACATCACCAAGGTCAAAGGCTACGTCGATGCGGCCACCGTCTACGATGCCACCCACCTCAAGGCCGACCTGGACGATCTGACCTACGAGCCGACCCTCACCCATCGGCTGATCATCACCGCGGGCGGGAAACAGCCCGGCACCACGATCCAGATGCTGGATTCCGCCAACCTGTCCTACGACTTCATCCCCTCCACGGGCAAGGCCGTCACCGCCACGGATGCCCAGCGGGTGATCGCCGACCAGGCCGCCTGCAACAGCTGCCACACCAAGCTGGCCTTCCACGCCAACTACTTCCCGCCCATCCATGACGTCCTGCTGTGCGTGGTCTGCCACACCGAGCAGCACAAGTACGGTGCCACCGAGTCCCTGCCGGCCACGGGCAATGTCCTCGTCCCCGGTGCCTACGGCATCTACACCGCCAGGCTCCAGGATCGGGCGCTGCCCAACTTCCCCAACATGATCCACAAGATCCACACGGGCGAGCTCCTCACCTACCAGGGCTACAACCAGTTCGGCACCCAGTACAACGAAGTGACCTACCCGCAGGATCTGCGGAACTGCACGAAGTGCCACAGCGCTTCCGCGACCGCCCAGGGCGGCAACTGGACCAGCGTGCCCAGCCGCCTGGCCTGTGGCGCCTGCCACGACGCCATCATCTGGGCCACGGGTGCGAACCATGCCGGTGGCGCCCAGACCAGCGACCAGAACTGCGCCAGCTGCCACGGGGCCTCGCAGATGCAGGTCATCCACACGCCGGTGGTCGCCCCCAACCCGAACAATGCCTGGCTGGTCGCCACCGGCGGCAACAACAACACCAACGCCTCCTACGTGGCCGCCTACACCGGCATCCTGCCCGTCGGCGCCCACCGTGTGACCTGGGACTTCCAGTCGGTCAGCCTGAACGCGAGCCGTCAGCCCGTGTTCGTCTTCCGCTTCCTCGAAGACGGCCTGCGGAAAGACTTCAAGACCTTCGTGAGCACCGCCAGCACGCCTGAGTTTTGGGACAACTATGCCGGCGGCCCCAGCGTCTACCTGACCTTCTCCGTGCCCCAGGACGGCATCGCCACTCCGGCCGACTGGAACGCGTCCGTCAGCACCTACGTCAAGAACATCTGGCGCGGGGACGGCAAGGACCAGTACGGCAACGCCCTTGCGGCTACGGCGGCCGGAACCCTCTCGGGCCCCGACGCCAGCGGCTACTACACCCTGACCATGACGGGCGTGGTGATCCCCGCCACCGCCACGAACCTGACCGGCGGCATCGGCTACACCTACGGCCTGAGCTCCACCCAGCCCCTGACCCAGACCGACGTGGCAGGCTACGCCTACACCCCCCTGCAGGTCACCTTCAACACCACTACGAGCAAGTATGTCCAGGTGACCGGCACCGGTCAGGGCGGCGTGAGCGTGCCGGCCCCCAACGTCACCAAGCTGGTCAGCGGCAGCACCGCCCGCCGCGCCATCGTCACCAACCAGAAGTGCAATGACTGCCACGCCGCGCTCGGCGTCTTCACCGAGAAGGTCTACCACGCCGGCCAGCGCAACGATGCGCCGACCTGCACCTTCTGCCACAACGTGAACCGCGTGAACAACGGCTGGGGCGTGAACATCAAGGACGCGGTCCACGCCCTCCATTCCGCGGGCAAGCGCGCGAACAAGTACTCCTGGGAAGCCGCTGCTGGCGACAAGTACTGGGAGATCACCTACCCGGCGATCCTGAACAACTGTGAAGCCTGCCACGTGTCCGGTTCGTACGATTTCCGGAACAGCGCCAGCGCGGCCGCGCTTCCCAACCTGCTCTGGACCACCGTTGCCACCGGCACAGTTCCGAATCCTGTGAATACCATCGTCACGGGTACGGAAACCATCCCGGGCACCTACTGGTCCCCCTTCGTGACCGCCGGCGCCGTCTACGGATCCGGCTTCTCGACGAACTTCTCCCCCTCCGCCACCACGGCGTACACCGACGCGGCTGCCACCACCCTGGTGAGTTCGCCGATCACGGCGGCCTGCTCCAATTGCCACGACGCCGCTGCTGAGATCGCCCACTTCAGGGGCAATGGCGGCGCCTTCTATGAACCCCGCGCCACGGCGCTCCTCAAGGTCGAGCAGTGCATGGTCTGCCACGGCCCCGGCCGCACGGCTGACATCAAGGCCGTCCACATGAACTTCAAATAA
- a CDS encoding ComEA family DNA-binding protein, with protein sequence MKKPLLNLALTVAALLLPSLPARAQEDTDPPRKTAPKNTAARAARAKDLAAKAKIRAKAKADADAKAIDVNSATKDQLKTLPGITDAYADKIIAGRPYLSKAFLVTKNVLPNDLFQSLRKRIEARQPTAKPQGR encoded by the coding sequence ATGAAGAAACCCCTGTTGAACCTGGCGCTGACCGTTGCGGCCCTCCTGCTCCCGAGCCTCCCGGCCCGGGCCCAGGAGGACACCGACCCCCCCCGGAAGACGGCACCCAAGAACACCGCCGCCAGGGCGGCCCGGGCCAAGGACCTCGCGGCCAAGGCCAAGATCCGCGCGAAGGCCAAGGCGGATGCCGATGCGAAGGCCATCGATGTCAACAGCGCCACCAAGGACCAGCTGAAGACCCTCCCGGGGATCACGGATGCGTACGCCGACAAGATCATCGCCGGCCGCCCGTACCTCTCCAAGGCCTTCCTGGTGACGAAGAACGTCCTGCCGAACGACCTCTTCCAGAGCCTCCGGAAGCGGATCGAGGCCCGGCAGCCCACGGCGAAGCCCCAGGGCCGTTAG